The Lytechinus pictus isolate F3 Inbred chromosome 5, Lp3.0, whole genome shotgun sequence DNA segment ATGAAACAAAGAAACGTGgtgaaaaatcaattaaaatctgTCTTACCTGTATGTGTTCTGAGATGAGCTTTAAGATGTGATGATTTCCCATAAATTTTTTCACATCCGTGGTAGTGACAGTGGTGTTTCTTGACAGAATTGAGATTTTGTGACGGCTTTGATCGtctgtttctttgttttcctgCCTGCGTCTGATTCGTGTAGTCACCACGTTGTGGAGTTGGTGCAAAAGAGTCAAAATTCGATGCAAGGGCGTTGCTAAGTCCATCGTAAGGTCCATTTATAATAGGTGGGGGGCTTGGACAGTCACTAATTGGTGATGGAATTTCTTGTCTTGGTCTGTATTTTTCAAGATCGGCTAAAATTCTTGCCACCATGAACAAAGAACTGTGACTGTGTGGATGGAGGCCGGACGGGTCCGACATGTGGTGATTGCCCGTACTCACTCCGTCTGGCGAAAATACTCCTTCCTCGTCGCATGTTTCCATAAATTCGGGGGGTTTACTGCTCGGTTTTGACGCTGCTATTGCAAGAAGACATTCTGCTGCTGTTGTAGCATCCATGCTCATATCCATGCCAGAATTCATATCGTCTTGAAAGTGAGATAACGTCGTCATCTTCTGGCGGCGGAACATCTATTGCGCAGAATACAAATGGACTTGTTCGACTCGATTCCGCGCCGCCGCGCCTAATTCGCCTCGGCCTCGTGTATTGAATAACGTACACACAACGTGTTCGCTCGAACCGATCAGCTGTCAACAATCAGCTGGGCGGTTACTAGGTGaaaattttgatctgaaaattGTTTTCCTCTTTCTTCAGCTTTAAAAACATATACCGTATAGCAGATAAATCCTCCAAACCACATGAGATCTACCGCGCCAGACTATTGTATGGCACATCCAGTCCACCCGTGAAATATTATGATGAACAAATCTGATGTAATGCCGAATTTTGTATTACGAAAACTTGCGAAATCTGCAGACAGTTCGCTCCCCTATTGCGTATATTATGTACACGACGTACATGCAAAACAAAGATAGGCGTGCATTGCACACGCGCCGAATAAATTAACCCCGAAGATTATTCATAGGGTCATGGATCTGACAGGTGAATGGTGTAGAAACTCTTTCTGACCTGTTCTCCAACAATGCACATCATGAATAATGCATGTTCCATGTATAGCCACGTGCCTACTTTTGTTGCTAATCAAAAATAATACGAAGGTCGTGTGTGATCTCTCCAAGAGCTTTTATTTTCATACcacgtaggcctataatataGCCTTACAATTGTGTAAGTAAAGTAGTCGTTTGAAAAGAATCGCAGGAATAACATCGATGAAAAttaacaaagaaatcacaaaatattggcGCAATTCTAATCAACTATTACTATAGACCTACCTCGATTTTCAAACTGATCGTGCTGCTAAAAAAATCGTGTATGACTTTACAatgttattaatatcatcaccatcatcattgttattattattattatcattatttgtattattgatattattattattgttgttgttgttgatgatgatgatgattttttttattatccttactgctataattattattgtcattattaatatcatcattatcggcagcatcaatattattatcggttacacttcgtaattccgaaggttcgtaattccgaaacacctaaattgcctatacctcgatgttcgttaatctgaaaacgtaaaagggttcgttaatccgaacatttgtggcgtttttccgaaggttcgtttttccgaaggttcgataatccgaaaacgaaataaggttcgatgttccgcaggttcgttaatccgaaaacgaaataaggttcgttgttccgaaggttcgttagtccgaaaacgaaataaggttcgttaatcatttcgttttcggattaacgaaccttcggaattacgaacctcatttcgtttttggactaacggaattacgaaccttatttcgttttcggattaacgaaccttcggaattacgaaccttcggaattacgaaccttcggaaatacgaaccttcggaataaccgaaccttcggaataacgaagctttgcaattacgaatgtatgcgttaTTATCATTTGACAATTCTTCAGTACTACACACACTGACTTATCGGAAAAACTCCCAAGGTTGGGCACAAACATTCTGACaacctaaaaaaagaaaagaagaataaaatagGTCTTCAATGTGCACCGTTTTTCCGGAATAACTTGACTTTCCCGTCAAAATCCTCTGataactaaaaataaaaagggtCAAAAATCACTGCCATTTTGCGCTTTAATATCGTAAAATATTTGCCGACAactaaaacaaaaaagtaatcaaaattcacggtcggggggggggggctcagccTGGTGCGCAATATGACGAGATTGTGTCAACGGTCCACCAAACAACAGCTTACAAGACTTTTAAATTAAAAACCAAAAAACTAAATCAAgcataaaatgtaaatttcatcaGTACCTGCAATATAAAGTTTAAATTTCGCTTATAAgttccatgtatttttttttttataattatgcatTATACACTGGAGGCATGAATAATTATGATGGAACTGAGGACGTCGCACACCGCTATGTATTTTTCTTGTGTAGcttattataatgaaatatataatattttattttactccTGTATGTTGTAAAACATGGTTTGACTCAACTTTAAACATGACTTTGatttaatcatcaccatcatctccaacatgaccatcatcatctatATAGCTTTCATCTTGaccattgtcaccatcatcctcatccgcACCATATAATTCTTCATTATAAACCGATGTTTTTCGTATAAAAATATACCCATTCTGCTGtatcaatatcaatttaatgAGTTTGAATCcggggttgtcattttttttcaagcaatctgctcaTGGTGACAATCCTGCTAATTGTAAATGTAATATATTGATATAGTGgatcattttttggggggtgttatataatgtttttttagtataggcctacatttattttataattcatgCCAATAGCAGTAAATGCTTATAATTTTATGTTATGTAATTTTTtgtgttatgaaaaatgttttgtacaaattatttgaatgtatataattatgcaGAAGAGAACGATAAAATAGACAAAACAAACCATTGATAAATTTTATCTTAACATACTGCGATTCAATCAAGTGACCCCTTGtcatcaaatcaaatgattatttCATTGACAGGCATCATATAGGtttgttcttttcatttcatttcatttatattatgCATATTGttttggtcaaataaataatgtgaAGTGTCATATTATTTCTATATAActttccatccgattttggtAAAATTTCCAAAGCGACATTTTGCTtctcttattatttttcttcttttactgtTTTATTAATTTGGTTCAAATCGGGGTGGATTTGACTGTAAACAAAAAGCCCAATCATTTACTGAATATGTTGAAATAAACGACATGGTATTGTTCAAAATTTGTCTGCATTCCCCCATTTCCTTTTTCCATGATAGGTCCATGCTTTTTCATACTGTGAGAGAGGGCGCTATCTAGAAATAACTTTGAAGGCATATTGCCTGAATCGAACCTCTTCCCGTGGTGCACATGCAGCTCTTTTGGCGGGGActtggccctgggaagcggaggtgctgaagcaccccaagATTTTTctggaaggagggggggggggggggtgctgcgtgtgttattttccataggcagcatccCTGGAAGTCTGGTACGTGTCGAAAAATGGAGAAATATAAGcaaaattaactacattttctagtgaaaccttttttggggggtcaaatttacatcagcatccCCCTGAATAAAAACCGTTCGCAGGGccctggtgggggggggggggggcactgacTCACATCCCTGCTCCGCTCCAAGTTTAAAACTATTGGTCCGAGTCCCATGGTAATTGCTTActgaataaacatttttctttaatattattattaatcattaaTATGGTCAATAGCGTTCactgagataaaaaaaaagtatttcattATCGTTGTATATCCTGGTAATTACATTCGCGCCTTTTTTATCATTGTCATATCCATTGTAATCATGTTCTAAgtgcaaaataatgataaattaaacaattatttatGTTCTGATTACGACTTTGAAATGATAATCTGCCAAAC contains these protein-coding regions:
- the LOC129262293 gene encoding Krueppel-like factor 13; its protein translation is MFRRQKMTTLSHFQDDMNSGMDMSMDATTAAECLLAIAASKPSSKPPEFMETCDEEGVFSPDGVSTGNHHMSDPSGLHPHSHSSLFMVARILADLEKYRPRQEIPSPISDCPSPPPIINGPYDGLSNALASNFDSFAPTPQRGDYTNQTQAGKQRNRRSKPSQNLNSVKKHHCHYHGCEKIYGKSSHLKAHLRTHTGKTDFN